TATCCAGAGATCATAGAGGTTCCTGCAGATTGTATCGAGGGTTAACACTCAAAATAAAGATGGAGAAATACAAGGCGGCACATCTTTTTCTAGCACAGTTTCATCGCCACATTTCCCCAGGTGCACCCTTTCAGTTCTCGGTCAGAATCGGTGCTGCTTTGTGACAGTATGCACTGGTACAGGGTACCGGGACATTTTTACGGatctttttccatttttatccCTCGTTTAAAACTTTGTCACTAGTAACAATGACCTTAAAACCTACCGCCAgatgcacagggcacagggtagAGTACACCTTGGATCAAACTCGAAGTTTAACGCTGGGCACTCATTAACAATCACCCATGAAGTGCAGTTCAGGGATGCCAATTCACCTAAGCAGCAGAGATCACTGAAGGGGATGTTTAATTAAGATCCTCCTCTGTATACAATCTCAGTCTAAATGATCATTCTCCTGTCTTTTGGTTGAATTACACaacaatcagccataacattaaaaccatctacctaatattgtgtaggtcctcCTCATaccaccaaaacagctctgacccatcaGGGCATGAACTCCACacgacctctgaaggtgtcctgtggtatctggcaccaagacgttagcagcagatccttcaAGTCCTGTAAATTGCGAGGTGGGACCTCCATGGGTCCGACTTGTTTGTCCAGTACATCCCATAGACTGGCCTTCCTAGGAACACTTTTGGTAgatactgaccactgcatactgggaacaccccacaaaacctgccgttttggagatgctctgacccagtcatcaaAATGTggtccttgtcaaagtcactctgatccttacacttgcccatttttcctgcttccaacacatcaacttcagGAACTGACTGTTCCCTTGCCTAAAATACAATGTCACCCTTGACAGGTGTAATAAGGTAATCAATGTATTTCACTTCACCCATTAGTGGTTAAATGTTATGATGTGTACCGCTCCTTTCATTACATTCTCACACTCACGGAAGCATCTTTGTGCTCAGGATGATTTCGTCTTTTGCACTCGACCACAAAGTGAATGTATTACCACATGTTCCACAAGACCAAATGAACAGAGCTTCAATAGCCATCAAAGGGAGAGAGGGAATAatcagcagtgtttcccaacctaaGACACTCAACAGGGATGTTTAATTTCACCCTAGCAGCACACAGCTAATGGGTCACTTGTAGTGATTATATCCAAGGCGTACACTGTAATGGCAGCATGGTAACACCACCACACAAACAAGGAATAATCTGCTTACTGAAAGTTCAAGCTATATTTGGAAACCGTTACAGGTTACAACCGTTACAAGTTTGCAGTTCTCCGGTCTGTGTCTTGCCTTGTGGCAGGTGGCCTATACTCCTCTAAGGGATTGCAGTGTTCATGCAGTGCTCTTCACCTAGAGAGCAAGGTGCCAGGACCAATCCATTGGCACCTAAAAGCCAGAGCGTCACCATCAATAGCCTCATCACAAGATGTACACCAGGGCtggggccattctggaatgcattcatcaattccaatccaaatcaggaaatggaactggaaaAAAACCATGGGGacagaattggaattgaatacgaatttcagggagatttaaattccaactccagttgcattccctgatttggattggaattgatgaatgcattcaggaatggaggatgggctcccccctTGAATCTgattcctcccaaggtttcttccttctagggagtttttcctcgccactgtcgcctctggattgctcactgggggcagggagaatgtaaagtgctttgagacaatgtaatgttgtgaaaatgcactatacaaattgaactgaattaaaCAGAATGGAATGGCCCTAACCCTGATGTGCACATTAACACTCAACATTACTGTACTTTCACATGACAGAACTTCAGGTTTCATAATGTTACAATGATTCCTAGACTACAATTGATGCTTGGTGGTGGTGTGAGAGTCAGCAAATTACATCACATCGTCTACAActtgaaggttgctggttcaaacccaaaGTCGGCAAAGCGATTTGACTGTTGGGCCCAAGCACCCCCAATTGTTCCAGAGACTGTCTGACtatattgctttggataaaagcaaatTTAATTAGAGCCACGATTTTAAGTGAAGCTGCAGCCACTGCAACATTAAAAGATGACAATCACAGTACATGCTGAACAGGCCACATTTGTGTTCCAACTCGGCATTATTCATTTAGGTTCCATTAGCCCACAGTGGCTGTAACTCTTAGAGAGGGGCCGAccacataaatataaatagagcaTTTTATACACCTGCGGAAGCTCAGTGCTGACACAGCCTAGGAGCGCGAACGCTTAGATCGTCCTCATCCTCGTCTTCCTCCCTGGCTTGGTCCGCTACACGCAACGCGGTCGTGTGAATGATGGCGTCCACAGACAGCAGCCTTCCCAGGCACTGCAGCACGGAGACCAGAAGATCGTATTTACAGGCCACTGACTCGAGTCCCTCGGGGCCCAGGCTGACAGGCCTCGCCGGCTCGCCGCTCTGAATCCTGGACACAAAGCTGGTGTAGACCTTCAGGAAGTGACCGCCCGTGCCGCTGTGCGCATAGACCTGCCTGGGCAGGCTCAGAAGAGCCTCGGCCACCAGCCTGCAGGCTGCCTGGGTATCAGGGCAGTGTGTGCGGGAGGTGTACTTCAGGAGGTAATGGTGTAGCAGAAACTCAaaagctccccctgctggtaaCACGGCACCTGGCTCTATTAACGTGTTTGAGTAGAATAGATTTTCCTTGACTGAGGCTGTCATGTCTGAGGTCTTTTGACCTCCTCCCACTGTGGTTTCTGCAGAGTCATGTCCTTGAATAGAGATATTTAGATCTGGCGTATAACGGTTTTCTACTAAAATGTTCTCTCTTTTTGTGGCATGTGTTGGCCATTCCAGGCCCATATACGAATCTTTCAGGACTCCTGGAATATCCTGAGAAATGATAGCTGTGATCTTCATGGTACCCATCTCAGTCTCATTCTGTGAGCTGGGGCTTTTCTCTAGACTGGAAGGCAAGTTTATGTTGCCCCTTTTCCCCATATGCCGGTGCTGACAGCGGACAGGCTCGCAAACCCGCTGCATCACCCTGATGGCGTCACCGAATGCCGAAACGCACTGATTCGTCAGACCCTCCGCGGGCCCGCAGAGGACCAGGCAATGGGGGAGGAAGTCCCGCCCCTCCGGGATGCCAACATGCGTGTACCTGCGAGAGCCCAGCACCACGGGCTGGCAGAAGGTCACTGAGGCAACGTGGGCATTGTCCACCAGGTCGGCCAAGTCCGTCAAAGGCAGGACTCCACTGAGGCGACAGAAGAGAGAGAGCTCCTCCATGTCGAGGCACTCCACCACCGACATTCCGGCCTTCTTGGCGTGGTAGAGTACTAGGTCCGTCTGCTTCACGGCAGACAGCAGGAGCTTCACCTGCAAGTTCTCCAAGGAAGCCACGTTCTGCTCCACTTGGCCGGCAACCCAGGTCCCCCAGCCATGGAACTGGTGGCTGGAACTGATAATCAGGGTGCTGTCAGCTTCCGTCAGAAGTGGCTGTAGGGCCGTGTGGAGCACCGCGGCTTTGGTGGGCCCCTCCGC
The nucleotide sequence above comes from Paramormyrops kingsleyae isolate MSU_618 chromosome 3, PKINGS_0.4, whole genome shotgun sequence. Encoded proteins:
- the bbs10 gene encoding Bardet-Biedl syndrome 10 protein, translated to MKGVQPAPLGALVQVAEALEDVVRRCVGPRGGQVFFTKDTGEALITREGRRILTALQLDHPVARALVGCVSAHCVATGDGAKSFILLLAALLRGIRATGGSPVAGWRSSGQTDPCGRLEARRSACQLLSFQTQVLDAVVKEHVAPHATSLFSHTSPAEARRALRLLLEAFFRGRAGQVHCGLLAEMACDFYHRWNCERDRVGTLRMIRDHFPELHTSVTGFPTSKSRILQGLVLHRDLTVYCPAEGPTKAAVLHTALQPLLTEADSTLIISSSHQFHGWGTWVAGQVEQNVASLENLQVKLLLSAVKQTDLVLYHAKKAGMSVVECLDMEELSLFCRLSGVLPLTDLADLVDNAHVASVTFCQPVVLGSRRYTHVGIPEGRDFLPHCLVLCGPAEGLTNQCVSAFGDAIRVMQRVCEPVRCQHRHMGKRGNINLPSSLEKSPSSQNETEMGTMKITAIISQDIPGVLKDSYMGLEWPTHATKRENILVENRYTPDLNISIQGHDSAETTVGGGQKTSDMTASVKENLFYSNTLIEPGAVLPAGGAFEFLLHHYLLKYTSRTHCPDTQAACRLVAEALLSLPRQVYAHSGTGGHFLKVYTSFVSRIQSGEPARPVSLGPEGLESVACKYDLLVSVLQCLGRLLSVDAIIHTTALRVADQAREEDEDEDDLSVRAPRLCQH